TACAGTTATACATCAGGTGCAAACCTGGtcacatttacatttggTCTCACCTCCAAAATTCCGTCAATCGCAGCTGGTATATATTCACCAATCTATATAAATCTAAAAAACCTCAAACTCCCGATTTCTGAACCAAGAGATGAGATTTCTAAAAGGGGCTTTTGCGAATACCTGAAAAGGTGTAAGGAAAAATTTGATCAAACTTACATGGGTGATATCTTGTCTAGAAGACGGTTAGAAGATAAACTAGAAgagtattttaaaaagcatGGATTAGACGTGGACAGATTAACATATATAGATAAAAAACTTTCATACGCGAAAAAAAAACTGACTTCAGGTTTTAATTCTGCAGTATATATAAATCATAAACGACAAGACCTAATATATGGGATGTACAAATCTCTCGATATAGTTGGAAACACTATTCTAGGGTGTGATCATGAAAAATACACTGTGAAATACTTTGGAAATTCCCCTCTGGATCACATTAACGGTATTAAGGAAAAGGACAGGGAAAAAATGGCTGAATGTAAATTAGATGAGGCATTCTTACTTGAAAGTGAAAACGGGTACTACCTAATTACAAATGCCCGTTTTGTTAAGGATGTTTTGTCCTTTGAAAAATCACCTACAGATCCAATCACTCTCCAAAGTTACAAGTATGAGTGTGGAGAGACTATTTTACAAGAAGATAAGTTATTTAGCAAGCCGTTAACCTTTAATATACCATATATTTTGATTAACACGAAAGGGAAAACTCATAGTATGGAGCCGATTTTGGAGTGTCCAATTCCCTCCATGGAGACTTTAACCAAATATACAGAGCTAACCAAGCGTCTAACTGAAGAACGTGATGATATGATTAGAAAAATCAGTCTGCTTGATTCGCCCTCATTTCTGCCTGAAGGATATGATTTAAATTCAGTTCTCGATTTGTACAGAAATTTAGAATCACATACCAACCACGGCGGTTTAGAGGAGGTTTTAACTAGGAACCAAATCTCCGAGACTATCTGGGGAAAGTTATATAGTGAAAATACTGATATAGACAAATCTGCATCTACTGAATGACAGCTGGTCTATGTGACATTCTAAGAATGTAGCGAATCGACACAAGATTGTCGATCAAAACCTTTTTCTAATGCAGAATTTAAACTAGTGACTAGATATATATTCTCTAGTTATTCTACAGAGGGGTGTCTGGAAAAccttctaggtacccttCCAACATTTTACACTGGGTCCTCTTTTGGCCTTTATCCGCCGCTCTCGTTGACACTTGAGATGAAAAGGCTCCTTTTTTCCATAACTTGTGCACTTGAAGCTTCCTCATCGCAAAGGCCAGCGGTCGTCGTTCCCCATGGCCCCTCGTCTCCACGTCAGTAACCGTTTCCGGCTGTAAAAGATAAAATGGGACTCCTTAGCGATTTGTTCTCCAAATTCGATGATTCCGTAATTGTAGGTTTTccatttacacatttaggTCTCTGGGCGATTTCAAAGTCTGCACATTCTAACATTTAGGACTTTTACGGGCAATGGCACGTCACTATCGTCATGACCCTCATTATTGCAGTGTTCACAACGGTCGGATTCGTCTTTGGCTACTTTAAGGAATCGTTTGGACTCACCGTAAAGTTCATACTCGCAGGAGCTGCCGTATCAGCACTCGTTTGTCTCATTCTTGGTTAATGTGTTGCTTTAGGCCTGCTCCCCTCCCTGGCCGTTTTATGGAAGGCATAGGATCAcgtggaagaagaaacatGACGAATAACCAGACGATCGTAGGAGGCACACGGCGACTATATTTCAGTATAGGACTCGGTAGCTGTAAAACAGCGACTTGTAGGTACTCATTCATTGCAGTGAATAATCCGTCCAGACGAAAGTAGCTTCTACAATCGTCTTTGCAAATCTAAGAgttgtatttataaattattTTGCGGCTATGGAATAATTAAACTCCGGACATCCGACTGTAAGATACTCCAGGGAATGCGTGGACACGAAATGACAAACGAAACATGGACACAGGTCTACTAAGaaatatgaacatgaaTAGAGAAAATTGAGTGTGCCTCTTCACAGGAAGTAGTAGGGGTGTTTTCTCTTAAACTGCGACTGATTTTACAGTCCTCGGTTTGTCCAACTTAAATAGCTCTTTGAGAAATTGGTTGCCCTATGACTTCCGTGGATCCCTTTTTCATAATCAAAGCAATCCC
This region of Theileria equi strain WA chromosome 1, complete sequence genomic DNA includes:
- a CDS encoding uncharacterized protein (encoded by transcript BEWA_030180A), encoding MGLLSDLFSKFDDSVIDFYGQWHVTIVMTLIIAVFTTVGFVFGYFKESFGLTVKFILAGAAVSALVCLILG